DNA from Cyanobacteria bacterium FACHB-DQ100:
CACCGACAACAACCGCAAGCTTAAGCAAGTTGTCTCGTTGCGGCAGTTAGTGTTCTCGATCCCCGATGCCAAAATTGAAGACATTGGCAGCGATCGCGTGATCAAAGCGCGGACGGAAATGCAGCAAGAGGAAGTGGCGCAATTGATGAAGCGCTATGACTTATTAGCGGTTCCAGTGGTCGATCGTGAAGATCGGCTGGTTGGGATCATTACCGTCGATGATGTGGTGGACATTCTTGAACAAGAAGCCACCGAAGATATTCAAAAACTCGCGGGGGGTGGCGGTGATGAGTCATCGCTTTCAACCCCGATCGAAAAGCTGCGAAATCGTGTGCCCTGGCTGTTAGGGATTATGGCGCTGTATATCGGGGCTTCTAGCGCCATTTCGCCGTTTCAATCGACGATCGCAGCCGTTCCGGTGCTGGCGGTGATTATGCCATTGTTCTCGAATACTGGGGGAACGGTTGGCATTCAAGCGCTGACGGTAACCATTCGATCGCTTGGTATCGGTGAAGTCACTTCTCAAGACACAATGCGAATTCTGCGAAAAGAACTCCTTGCAGGACTCGGAACCGCTTTGGCATTGGGTCTAACGATGTTTGTCTTGTCGCTGATTTGGACAAAGCCGGAAGAACGCTGGGTCGGAGTTGTGGCGGCAATCGTTATGGCATCCAATAGCATTGTTGCCGTGACCCTCGGAACACTTTTACCAATGGGACTGAAGCGGTTGAAGCTTGATCCGGCTTTGGTTAGCGGGCCGTTAGTGACAACTTTATTGGATACGATCGGCTTTATCACCTTCCTCACGCTGATTACATTCAGCTTAAACGTACTGAAACTTCCAACTTAGCTCTAGGATGAGGGTAGTTCGCAATTACTGTCATGCTAGATCTGACAAAACTGGCTCAACAGATGCAAGGGATTAGTCAACAGCTAACCCTAGAGGCAACCGCAACGCGGCAACGGCTCGATCGCGCAAACTTGCTGATGGCACAAGCGTTCGATCGCCAAGCCGAACTAACTGAGATGCAGCAATTGTGGCGCGATCGGCTGAGTTTTACCGCAGCGATCCCGATCGAACCCCTGAATACGCGGATTGCGATCGATCCTGCTCCCTTTGCTCATACCGTAATCGCGACAGATGGTTCTCAGATCGCACCGAGTCATCACGAAATTGCTTATTGCTATTTGATTAATGTGGGTCGCATCATTCTGCATTACGGGCAAAGTAAACTCCCCTTGCTCGATAGTTTGCCAGAAGTGTTTTATCGTCCTGAAGATCTCTACGTTTCTCGACAATGGGGTATTCGGACTGAGGAATGGATGGGCTATCAGCGAACCGCGTTAGAAGTGCAGATGCTTGCAGAATTAGCGCAGGCGATAATTGATGAAATGAGTGCGCCGACGATTTCGCTGGTAGATGGATCGCTGATTTATTGGTTTTTGGAGCAGTTACCAACTGAGGCTCGCGATCGTATTCTTACGCCGATTCTTGCTGCTTGGGATCAGTTGAGAGCGATCGAGGTTC
Protein-coding regions in this window:
- the mgtE gene encoding magnesium transporter, with product MLTQDSRATLRGISDLNRLKLELNELPAVDVGDYITGLEPEKQAITFRLLNKTQATDVFEYLPPEVRESLLGSLHNAQVCQIVESMRPDDRAELFDELPAGIVKRLVQQLSPEERQATATILGYAEGTAGRVMTTEYVRLRQGLTVGEALSKIRLADRDKETIYYAYVTDNNRKLKQVVSLRQLVFSIPDAKIEDIGSDRVIKARTEMQQEEVAQLMKRYDLLAVPVVDREDRLVGIITVDDVVDILEQEATEDIQKLAGGGGDESSLSTPIEKLRNRVPWLLGIMALYIGASSAISPFQSTIAAVPVLAVIMPLFSNTGGTVGIQALTVTIRSLGIGEVTSQDTMRILRKELLAGLGTALALGLTMFVLSLIWTKPEERWVGVVAAIVMASNSIVAVTLGTLLPMGLKRLKLDPALVSGPLVTTLLDTIGFITFLTLITFSLNVLKLPT
- a CDS encoding DNA double-strand break repair nuclease NurA, whose amino-acid sequence is MLDLTKLAQQMQGISQQLTLEATATRQRLDRANLLMAQAFDRQAELTEMQQLWRDRLSFTAAIPIEPLNTRIAIDPAPFAHTVIATDGSQIAPSHHEIAYCYLINVGRIILHYGQSKLPLLDSLPEVFYRPEDLYVSRQWGIRTEEWMGYQRTALEVQMLAELAQAIIDEMSAPTISLVDGSLIYWFLEQLPTEARDRILTPILAAWDQLRAIEVPLVGYISASRSGEAMNFLRLQSCAYLAPDCATHCSEVVDRAPCQVLDPLKDAAIWGMLLEPGQRSPLWKSSARIQEFYGDHAIHFCYVNVGSEIARVEVPAWVAENSALLNSALSLVLAQVQKGYGYPVALAEAHNQAVVRGGDRARFFALLEQQMIKAGLRNVGTSYKEARKRGSIA